In Staphylococcus lloydii, the following proteins share a genomic window:
- a CDS encoding CTP synthase: protein MTKFIFVTGGVVSSLGKGITAASLGRLLKDRGLKVTIQKFDPYLNVDPGTMSPYQHGEVFVTDDGAETDLDLGHYERFIDINLNKYSNVTAGKVYSHVLKKERRGDYLGGTVQVIPHITNEIKERLLLAGESTNADVVITEIGGTTGDIESLPFIEAIRQIRSDLGRENVMYLHCTLLPYIKAAGEMKTKPTQHSVKELRGLGIQPDLIVVRTEYELTQDLKDKIALFCDINKSSVIECRDADSLYEIPLQLSKQDMDDIVIERLQLNPKYDTQLDEWQYLLDTVNSLDGKITIGLVGKYVSLQDAYLSVVESLKHAGYPFKKDVVVKWIDSSEVTDENVSEYLADVDGILVPGGFGFRASEGKISAIKYARENNVPYFGICLGMQLATVEFARHVLGLEGAHSAELDPNTPYPIIDLLPEQKDIEDLGGTLRLGLYPCKIQPNTLAHRIYNLSDIEERHRHRYEFNNDYRQQLEDNGMVFSGTSPDGRLVEMVEIPTNDFFVACQFHPEFLSRPNRPQPIFKSFIEAAMKQSQK from the coding sequence ATGACAAAATTTATTTTTGTAACCGGTGGTGTAGTTTCCTCACTTGGTAAAGGTATTACGGCAGCTTCTTTAGGTAGATTATTAAAAGATCGTGGATTAAAAGTAACAATTCAAAAATTTGATCCATATTTAAACGTAGACCCAGGTACGATGAGTCCTTATCAACATGGTGAAGTATTTGTCACTGACGATGGGGCAGAAACTGACTTAGACTTAGGTCACTATGAAAGATTTATCGATATTAATTTAAATAAATATTCTAACGTAACGGCTGGTAAAGTATATTCACACGTTCTTAAAAAAGAACGTCGCGGTGATTATTTAGGTGGAACAGTGCAAGTTATCCCTCATATCACAAATGAAATTAAAGAACGTTTACTGTTAGCAGGTGAAAGTACAAATGCCGATGTAGTTATTACGGAAATTGGCGGTACAACTGGGGATATCGAATCTTTACCATTTATCGAGGCTATTAGACAAATAAGAAGTGATTTAGGCAGAGAAAATGTGATGTATCTTCACTGTACTTTATTACCTTATATTAAAGCAGCAGGTGAAATGAAAACAAAACCGACACAACATAGTGTGAAAGAATTACGTGGTTTAGGTATTCAACCAGATTTAATTGTTGTTAGAACTGAATATGAACTGACACAAGATTTAAAAGATAAAATAGCATTATTCTGTGATATTAATAAATCAAGTGTTATAGAATGTCGTGATGCTGATTCGTTATATGAAATTCCATTACAATTAAGTAAGCAAGACATGGATGATATTGTAATCGAGCGTTTACAATTAAATCCAAAATACGATACACAATTAGACGAGTGGCAATATTTATTAGACACAGTAAATAGTTTAGATGGAAAAATCACTATCGGTTTAGTGGGTAAATATGTAAGTTTACAAGACGCTTATTTATCAGTAGTTGAATCATTAAAACATGCGGGTTATCCATTTAAAAAAGATGTCGTTGTAAAATGGATAGATTCAAGTGAAGTTACAGATGAAAATGTTAGTGAATATCTAGCAGATGTAGATGGTATTCTTGTACCTGGTGGATTCGGTTTCCGTGCCAGTGAAGGTAAAATTTCAGCTATTAAATATGCTAGAGAAAATAATGTACCATACTTCGGTATATGTTTAGGTATGCAACTAGCAACTGTTGAATTTGCTCGCCATGTGCTTGGATTAGAAGGCGCACATTCAGCAGAATTAGACCCTAACACGCCATATCCAATCATTGATTTATTACCTGAACAAAAGGATATTGAGGATTTAGGTGGTACTTTACGCCTAGGTTTATATCCATGTAAAATTCAACCAAATACTTTAGCGCATCGTATCTATAATTTATCTGATATAGAAGAAAGACATCGTCATCGTTATGAATTTAACAACGACTATCGTCAACAACTTGAAGATAATGGCATGGTCTTCTCTGGTACAAGCCCAGATGGTAGATTAGTGGAAATGGTAGAAATACCTACAAATGATTTCTTTGTAGCGTGTCAATTCCACCCAGAATTTTTATCTAGACCAAACCGTCCACAACCAATCTTCAAATCATTTATTGAAGCTGCAATGAAGCAAAGTCAAAAATAA
- a CDS encoding DUF2529 family protein: MSKILNTQLNGIFNRLEEQALDIQMAAQCVIQAIGGEGTVYVKGYDDLKFFETYIVNSNEKLESSEIITDSIADTSIDTTDRVFLFAPFYTDVVKQDVETLIEMDADFVLITNKPKETYFPDHLFHFINLNTSRPIIYTEDYDKIITPHTMSFNYIYYEIYTQMIEMSRDLEF, encoded by the coding sequence ATGTCTAAAATTTTAAACACACAATTAAATGGGATTTTTAATAGATTAGAAGAGCAGGCGCTAGATATTCAAATGGCAGCGCAATGTGTTATTCAAGCCATTGGCGGTGAAGGTACCGTTTATGTCAAAGGATATGACGATTTAAAATTTTTCGAAACTTACATTGTTAACAGTAATGAAAAATTAGAATCAAGCGAAATTATAACGGATAGCATTGCTGATACCTCAATTGATACAACAGACAGAGTATTTTTATTTGCACCATTTTATACTGACGTTGTTAAACAAGATGTCGAAACTTTGATCGAGATGGATGCAGACTTTGTATTAATTACTAATAAACCAAAAGAAACCTATTTCCCTGATCATCTGTTCCATTTTATTAACTTAAATACATCTAGGCCTATTATATACACAGAGGATTACGATAAAATTATTACACCTCACACGATGTCATTTAATTATATTTATTATGAAATTTATACACAAATGATAGAAATGTCGCGAGACTTAGAATTTTAA
- the fdaB gene encoding class IIb fructose-bisphosphate aldolase FdaB produces the protein MPLVSMKEMLIDAKENGYAVGQYNLNNLEFTQAILQASQEENAPVILGVSEGAARYMGGFYTVVKMVEGLLHDFNITIPVAIHLDHGSSFEKCKEAIDAGFTSVMIDASHAPFEENIEITSKVVEYAHENGVSVEAELGTVGGQEDDVVAEGVIYADPKECQELVERTGIDTLAPALGSVHGPYKGEPKLGFKEMEEIGASTGLPLVLHGGTGIPTKDIQRAIPYGTAKINVNTENQIASAQAVRDVLNADNEVYDPRKYLGPAREAIKETVKGKIREFGTSNQAK, from the coding sequence ATGCCTTTAGTTTCAATGAAAGAAATGTTAATCGATGCAAAAGAAAATGGTTATGCGGTTGGTCAATACAACTTAAATAACCTAGAATTTACACAAGCTATACTACAAGCTTCTCAAGAAGAGAATGCACCAGTAATTTTAGGTGTATCTGAAGGTGCTGCTCGCTACATGGGTGGTTTTTATACTGTAGTGAAAATGGTTGAAGGTCTATTACATGACTTTAACATCACAATACCTGTAGCGATTCACTTAGACCATGGTTCAAGCTTTGAAAAATGTAAAGAAGCAATTGACGCTGGTTTTACATCAGTAATGATTGACGCTTCTCACGCTCCATTTGAAGAAAATATTGAAATTACTTCAAAAGTAGTTGAATACGCTCACGAAAATGGCGTGTCAGTTGAAGCTGAATTAGGAACTGTTGGCGGACAAGAAGATGACGTTGTAGCTGAAGGCGTTATTTATGCTGACCCTAAAGAATGTCAAGAACTAGTAGAAAGAACTGGAATTGACACATTAGCACCAGCACTTGGTTCAGTACACGGACCATATAAAGGTGAACCAAAATTAGGATTCAAAGAAATGGAAGAAATTGGTGCTTCTACTGGTTTACCATTAGTATTACATGGTGGTACTGGTATTCCAACAAAAGACATTCAAAGAGCCATTCCTTATGGTACTGCGAAAATAAACGTAAACACTGAAAACCAAATTGCTTCTGCTCAAGCGGTTCGTGATGTTTTAAATGCAGACAACGAAGTTTATGATCCACGTAAATATTTAGGACCAGCACGTGAAGCAATCAAAGAAACAGTAAAAGGTAAAATTAGAGAGTTTGGAACTTCTAACCAAGCTAAATAA
- a CDS encoding winged helix-turn-helix transcriptional regulator, which translates to MEVCPYLEETFKIVGRSWNGLIINYLSRCSSRSAHFSDMKKDLKTITPRALSIKLTDLSDWGLVEKKIVTTSPVNIVYELTDKGYALAQALVPIEKWAQDYIELEKMQ; encoded by the coding sequence ATGGAGGTTTGTCCTTATCTTGAAGAAACTTTTAAAATCGTCGGTAGAAGTTGGAATGGACTCATCATTAATTATTTATCTAGATGTTCAAGCCGATCAGCACACTTTTCTGATATGAAAAAAGACTTAAAAACCATAACGCCACGTGCTTTAAGTATAAAGTTGACTGATTTAAGTGATTGGGGACTTGTAGAGAAGAAAATAGTAACAACAAGTCCGGTAAATATTGTTTATGAGTTAACTGATAAAGGTTATGCACTAGCTCAAGCATTAGTACCAATAGAAAAGTGGGCACAAGATTATATTGAACTTGAAAAGATGCAATAA
- a CDS encoding aldehyde dehydrogenase family protein — protein MRNFTKQYINGEWIDSTSGETIEVVNPATEEVIGSIAKGNKEDVDKAVEAAENVYIDFRHSSVKERRDLLDKIVQEYKNRKDDIVAAIRDELGSPVTNAEKVHYQMGLDHFEAARDALDDFKFEERRGNDLVVKEAIGVAGLITPWNFPTNQTSLKLAAAFAAGSPVVLKPSEETPFAAIILAEIFDKVGVPKGVFNLVNGDGEGVGNPISEHPSIRIVSFTGSGGTGSKIMEKAAKDFKKVSLELGGKSPYIILEDADIEDAAAAAVKKVIGNTGQVCTAGTRTLVPESIKADFLTAVKEKISQIKVGDPTDASTQMGPIISKKQFDQVQSYIDKGINEGAELFYGGPGKPEGLEKGYFARPTVFNNVDNKMTIAQEEIFGPVMSIISYNNLDEAIKIANDTKYGLASYVFGKDKEQLEKVARSMEAGTVEINEAGRKPDLPFGGYKQSGIGREWGDYGIEEFLEVKSIAGFYN, from the coding sequence ATGAGAAACTTCACTAAGCAATATATTAACGGTGAATGGATAGACAGCACGAGCGGTGAAACAATTGAAGTTGTTAACCCTGCAACTGAAGAAGTTATCGGTTCAATTGCAAAAGGTAATAAAGAAGATGTTGATAAAGCAGTGGAAGCTGCTGAAAATGTATATATTGACTTCAGACACAGTTCTGTAAAAGAAAGACGCGATTTATTAGATAAAATAGTACAAGAATATAAAAATAGAAAAGACGACATTGTTGCTGCAATTAGAGATGAATTAGGTTCTCCAGTTACTAATGCCGAAAAAGTACATTACCAAATGGGCTTAGATCATTTTGAAGCAGCACGTGACGCATTAGATGATTTTAAATTTGAAGAACGTCGTGGCAATGACTTAGTAGTTAAAGAAGCTATTGGTGTTGCAGGATTAATTACACCATGGAACTTCCCAACAAACCAAACGTCATTAAAATTAGCTGCTGCATTTGCTGCAGGTAGTCCGGTTGTATTAAAACCATCTGAAGAAACTCCATTTGCTGCTATTATTTTAGCTGAAATTTTTGACAAAGTAGGCGTACCTAAAGGTGTATTCAACCTTGTAAATGGTGACGGTGAAGGCGTAGGTAACCCAATTAGTGAACATCCTAGCATTAGAATCGTATCATTTACTGGTTCTGGTGGTACAGGTTCTAAAATTATGGAAAAAGCTGCAAAAGACTTCAAAAAAGTATCACTTGAATTAGGTGGTAAATCACCATATATTATTTTAGAAGATGCAGATATCGAAGACGCAGCTGCAGCTGCAGTTAAAAAAGTAATTGGTAACACTGGTCAAGTTTGTACTGCTGGGACAAGAACATTGGTTCCAGAAAGTATTAAAGCAGATTTCTTAACTGCTGTTAAAGAAAAAATTAGCCAAATTAAAGTAGGAGATCCTACTGATGCTTCAACTCAAATGGGTCCAATCATTAGCAAAAAACAATTCGATCAAGTTCAATCATATATTGATAAAGGTATCAATGAAGGTGCAGAACTATTTTACGGTGGCCCAGGTAAACCAGAAGGTTTAGAAAAAGGTTACTTTGCTAGACCAACAGTATTTAATAATGTTGATAATAAAATGACAATTGCACAAGAAGAAATTTTCGGTCCAGTAATGTCAATTATTAGTTACAACAATTTAGACGAAGCAATTAAAATTGCGAATGATACAAAATATGGATTAGCAAGTTATGTATTTGGTAAAGATAAAGAACAATTAGAAAAAGTTGCGCGTTCAATGGAAGCTGGAACAGTTGAAATTAACGAAGCAGGTCGTAAACCAGACTTACCATTCGGTGGTTATAAACAATCAGGAATCGGCCGCGAATGGGGCGACTATGGTATAGAAGAATTCTTAGAAGTTAAATCTATTGCTGGATTTTACAATTAA
- a CDS encoding UDP-N-acetylglucosamine 1-carboxyvinyltransferase, translated as MAQEVIKIRGGQTLKGTVNNHGAKNSAVAIIPAAILAEDKVTINGLPEISDVETLVSLLGDLNIETELDGSTLNIDPTEIKNAPLPNNKVESLRASYYMMGAMLGRFNKCVIGLPGGCPLGPRPIDQHIKGFKALGAEIDESSDTSMQLVADKLVGANIFLDMVSVGATINIMLAAVRAEGQTVIENAAKEPEVVDVASFLTSLGANIKGAGTSTIKIMGVPHLHGSNHQVIPDRIEAGTYMCIAAACGEDIEINNIIPTHVEPLAVKMKELGIDLTMEDDSVKIKSKPTYNSVDIKTLVYPGFATDLQQPITPLLFLTDGVSFVTETIYPARFKHVEELQKMNANIYVDNGTATIKPSTLKGAEVYASDLRAGACLIVAGLLAEGVTTIYNVKHIYRGYTNIVKTLSALGADIWTEEI; from the coding sequence ATGGCTCAAGAAGTTATTAAAATTAGAGGTGGACAAACCCTTAAAGGTACTGTAAATAATCATGGCGCAAAAAATAGTGCGGTTGCAATCATACCTGCAGCAATTTTAGCTGAAGATAAAGTGACGATAAATGGTTTACCTGAAATATCAGATGTGGAAACACTTGTAAGTTTATTAGGCGATTTAAACATTGAAACTGAACTTGATGGATCAACATTAAATATAGATCCAACTGAAATTAAAAATGCGCCTTTACCTAATAATAAAGTAGAATCGTTAAGAGCTTCTTATTATATGATGGGGGCAATGTTAGGCAGATTTAATAAATGTGTTATTGGTTTGCCAGGAGGATGTCCATTAGGACCTAGACCTATCGACCAACATATTAAAGGCTTCAAAGCATTAGGTGCAGAAATAGATGAGTCTAGTGATACATCTATGCAATTAGTAGCGGATAAATTAGTTGGAGCTAATATTTTCTTAGATATGGTAAGTGTAGGCGCTACAATAAATATTATGTTAGCTGCTGTTCGTGCAGAAGGACAAACAGTGATAGAAAATGCGGCTAAAGAACCGGAAGTAGTCGATGTGGCATCATTTTTAACTTCTCTTGGAGCCAATATTAAAGGTGCTGGTACAAGTACGATCAAAATAATGGGTGTGCCACATTTACATGGCTCTAATCATCAAGTAATCCCAGATAGAATTGAAGCGGGTACATATATGTGTATTGCAGCTGCTTGTGGGGAAGATATTGAAATTAATAATATAATACCTACTCATGTAGAACCACTCGCAGTAAAAATGAAAGAATTAGGTATCGATTTAACGATGGAAGACGACAGCGTTAAAATTAAAAGTAAACCTACATACAATAGTGTAGATATTAAAACACTTGTTTATCCTGGTTTTGCTACTGATCTACAACAACCTATCACGCCGTTATTATTTTTAACTGATGGTGTGTCATTTGTAACAGAAACTATTTATCCAGCGCGATTTAAGCATGTCGAGGAATTACAAAAGATGAATGCCAATATTTACGTTGATAATGGAACAGCAACTATAAAACCGTCTACTTTAAAAGGTGCAGAAGTCTATGCCAGTGATTTAAGAGCTGGTGCATGTCTAATTGTAGCTGGTCTTTTAGCTGAAGGCGTTACTACAATTTATAACGTGAAACATATTTATAGAGGTTATACAAATATTGTTAAAACACTATCAGCATTAGGTGCAGATATTTGGACTGAAGAAATATAA